The following are encoded together in the Desertifilum tharense IPPAS B-1220 genome:
- the psbQ gene encoding photosystem II protein PsbQ yields the protein MIRIRSVLALVLALVATVLVSCGSPTAKQPPTYTNAQLEQIQNYVSTLQEMRDRLEEVPTLIVQRRWGDIGSVIHGPLGELRRYLKATVRTLLPQDAQKADVFVEDLFERLVRLDEAAVANNAEQALENYQRAIQDFNNFLELIP from the coding sequence ATGATTCGCATCCGCTCTGTTCTTGCCTTAGTTTTAGCATTGGTTGCAACCGTTTTAGTGAGCTGTGGTTCGCCGACTGCTAAACAGCCGCCAACCTATACCAACGCTCAATTAGAGCAAATTCAAAACTATGTTTCGACCCTCCAAGAGATGCGCGATCGCCTGGAGGAAGTTCCGACGCTGATCGTCCAGCGTCGTTGGGGCGATATTGGCAGCGTCATTCACGGCCCCTTGGGTGAGTTGCGCCGTTATCTGAAAGCAACCGTTCGGACGCTGTTGCCTCAAGATGCTCAAAAAGCCGATGTATTTGTCGAGGACTTGTTTGAGCGTTTAGTGAGATTGGATGAAGCCGCAGTCGCCAATAATGCCGAACAGGCTTTGGAAAACTACCAGCGTGCCATTCAGGACTTCAATAACTTCTTAGAATTGATTCCTTAA
- a CDS encoding alpha/beta fold hydrolase produces the protein MQTQEKRLQVGKWEWFYREAEPFNATDKPPVILLHGLPAQSYSWREVLPALASQGMRAIAPDWLGFGFSAKPDRREFRYTADAFVQALAELIDQLEIERFSLVVQGFVGSSGLLYALRYPEKIERLAILNAPLSPEARVPWKIKQLGLPLMGEMLTQDPLLVDRTLEGGGKYQVADKDLDIYRAPFLKSSAAGRSLFATVQNLRLAEVTSKITSGFANWTQPTQIIWGINDPWLPVSQAEAFAQMLNNVELVRLAEVGHYPQEDWPEKVNEALVPFLRRQIIE, from the coding sequence GTGCAGACGCAGGAAAAACGCTTGCAGGTTGGAAAATGGGAATGGTTTTATCGAGAAGCAGAACCGTTCAACGCAACGGATAAGCCACCTGTTATCCTGCTGCATGGGCTTCCCGCTCAAAGCTATAGTTGGCGCGAGGTTTTACCGGCCTTAGCCAGTCAAGGCATGAGAGCGATCGCCCCCGACTGGCTGGGTTTTGGTTTTTCGGCCAAACCCGATCGACGAGAATTCCGCTACACCGCAGACGCCTTTGTCCAAGCCTTAGCAGAGTTGATCGACCAACTGGAAATCGAACGTTTCTCCTTAGTCGTTCAAGGCTTTGTCGGATCGTCAGGTTTGCTGTATGCCCTCCGTTACCCCGAAAAAATCGAACGGCTGGCCATTTTAAACGCGCCCCTCTCTCCAGAAGCCAGAGTCCCCTGGAAGATTAAACAATTGGGTTTGCCCTTAATGGGAGAAATGCTTACCCAAGACCCCTTATTAGTCGATCGCACCCTAGAAGGGGGGGGAAAATACCAGGTTGCAGATAAAGATTTAGACATTTACCGCGCCCCCTTCCTCAAAAGTTCGGCGGCGGGACGCAGCTTATTTGCCACCGTCCAAAACCTGCGCCTTGCGGAAGTCACCTCAAAAATTACCTCCGGTTTTGCTAACTGGACTCAACCCACGCAAATCATTTGGGGCATCAACGATCCGTGGTTGCCCGTCAGCCAAGCAGAAGCCTTTGCTCAGATGCTGAATAACGTAGAACTGGTGCGCCTTGCCGAAGTCGGTCACTATCCCCAAGAAGACTGGCCCGAAAAGGTGAATGAAGCACTCGTTCCTTTTCTGCGACGACAAATCATTGAGTAG
- a CDS encoding pentapeptide repeat-containing protein, translating into MTLSDETSFIQENRCSDYLLMEVLATPNGQQLDLYLNLSFLPTKETLGEGNATVELNGGQLELQLTQGKFLQGSSLETPQFTATFVSGEAPTWIFQPKVTPHLHGRLDKAYFASIEVENEATEVSLTFTISPENIQIAETEGLWPHSIAPNLLAVVERKIALMLFEIKLQPYLSQVTWMLKAPEESSILATEVHLPDTALIRTTIRTLLTAETDNFLELAKLADLEPTQDFAGARLLGVDLRNLDLAEANFQGTYLRGADLCDTDFSGADLSGANLAGADLSGAYLSNANLQGADLHRASLALANLSGANLQGANLQQANLSQANLSDTNLREANLSEADLTGVGIAIANLTDTVFAGTKVERARFQDNTGLTEAMKLELMKRGAIFDA; encoded by the coding sequence ATGACCCTATCAGACGAAACTTCATTTATTCAGGAAAATCGCTGTTCCGATTATCTGCTCATGGAAGTTCTGGCAACTCCCAACGGGCAACAGCTCGATCTCTACCTGAACCTCAGTTTTCTCCCAACGAAAGAAACATTAGGCGAGGGGAATGCTACGGTTGAACTCAACGGGGGTCAGCTCGAACTTCAACTGACTCAGGGTAAATTCCTCCAAGGGAGTTCCCTAGAAACGCCCCAATTCACAGCAACCTTTGTTTCTGGGGAGGCTCCAACGTGGATCTTTCAACCCAAAGTCACGCCTCATTTACACGGTCGCCTAGACAAAGCCTATTTCGCAAGCATCGAAGTAGAAAACGAAGCGACTGAAGTTAGCCTCACCTTTACGATCTCGCCGGAAAATATTCAGATTGCTGAAACTGAAGGCTTGTGGCCTCATAGTATTGCGCCCAATTTGCTCGCGGTTGTTGAGCGTAAAATCGCCTTAATGCTGTTTGAGATTAAACTACAACCCTATCTCAGTCAGGTGACGTGGATGCTGAAGGCACCCGAAGAATCGAGCATTCTTGCGACTGAAGTCCATCTGCCCGATACCGCTCTGATCCGCACGACGATCCGCACTCTGCTGACGGCGGAGACGGATAACTTTTTGGAGTTGGCAAAGCTGGCGGATCTCGAACCAACTCAAGACTTTGCAGGCGCTCGCTTATTGGGGGTAGATTTGAGAAACCTCGATCTCGCAGAAGCCAATTTTCAGGGAACGTATCTGCGGGGTGCGGATCTGTGCGACACCGATTTTAGCGGTGCGGATTTAAGCGGGGCGAATTTGGCGGGAGCCGATTTAAGCGGTGCTTATTTGAGCAATGCAAACTTGCAGGGAGCCGATCTGCATCGGGCGAGTTTGGCGCTGGCGAATTTAAGCGGGGCGAATTTGCAGGGTGCAAACTTGCAGCAAGCCAATTTATCTCAGGCGAACTTAAGCGACACCAATCTGAGGGAGGCGAATTTATCTGAAGCTGACTTAACGGGTGTGGGAATTGCGATCGCCAATCTTACTGATACTGTGTTTGCAGGAACCAAAGTCGAACGGGCGCGTTTTCAGGACAATACGGGATTGACGGAGGCGATGAAGCTTGAGTTAATGAAACGCGGGGCAATTTTTGACGCCTAG
- a CDS encoding pentapeptide repeat-containing protein, giving the protein MSKDADRLLKQGISQYQAEDFDAAQQSWQAALALYQAAGNYKRSGAALGNLGAVCEALDDVSGAIAYYLQHLEIARAIADPQGEGNALENLANASLKLDRSESAIAYLQERLALAQSLNDPFAQGKTLASLRSIYGFLGDREQAQRCFEQQWEIAIAFLVPTRTTNFLENAQQLGLNPLEDFAGADLEGVNLHYADLSFANLQQTNLAGADLTLADLNHAQLQKANLSGASLSNANLRDADLSSANLNHADLRTILPRANLSQACLVGANLCSAYLQRVNLTQANLTNTNLAGADLTDANLSEAQLIGTQLKGVTLSGAKVENTRFQDNPDLSEATKQELIARGAIVE; this is encoded by the coding sequence ATGAGCAAAGATGCAGATCGTCTGCTGAAACAAGGCATTTCTCAATATCAAGCGGAGGACTTTGACGCAGCTCAACAATCTTGGCAAGCAGCGCTAGCGCTCTATCAAGCGGCTGGAAATTACAAGCGCTCTGGGGCCGCTTTGGGCAATTTAGGAGCCGTCTGCGAGGCGTTAGATGACGTTTCGGGGGCGATCGCCTATTATCTTCAACATTTAGAAATTGCCAGAGCGATCGCCGATCCGCAAGGTGAAGGGAATGCTTTGGAAAATTTAGCCAATGCGTCTTTAAAGCTCGATCGCTCGGAAAGCGCGATCGCCTATTTGCAGGAGCGTCTCGCCCTTGCTCAATCCTTGAACGATCCGTTTGCTCAAGGCAAAACCTTAGCCAGTTTGAGAAGTATCTATGGCTTTCTGGGCGATCGCGAACAAGCTCAACGCTGTTTTGAACAGCAATGGGAGATCGCGATCGCATTTTTAGTCCCCACCCGCACCACCAATTTTCTAGAAAATGCCCAACAACTGGGCTTAAACCCCCTTGAAGACTTTGCGGGAGCCGATCTAGAAGGGGTGAATTTGCATTATGCCGATCTGAGTTTTGCCAACCTACAACAGACAAACCTTGCAGGTGCAGATTTGACCTTAGCCGATCTCAATCATGCTCAACTCCAAAAGGCAAACCTCAGCGGTGCCAGTTTAAGCAATGCCAATTTACGCGATGCAGACTTAAGTTCCGCCAACCTCAACCACGCAGATTTACGGACGATCCTACCGCGTGCCAATCTCAGTCAAGCGTGCTTAGTGGGGGCCAATTTGTGCAGCGCTTATTTGCAGCGCGTCAATCTCACGCAAGCCAATTTAACCAACACCAACCTCGCAGGTGCAGATTTAACCGACGCCAATTTAAGCGAAGCTCAACTGATTGGAACTCAACTCAAAGGCGTCACCCTCAGCGGGGCTAAGGTAGAAAACACCCGCTTTCAGGATAATCCTGACCTATCTGAGGCCACCAAACAAGAGTTAATTGCACGTGGGGCAATTGTTGAGTAA